A single window of Xylocopilactobacillus apicola DNA harbors:
- the dapD gene encoding 2,3,4,5-tetrahydropyridine-2,6-dicarboxylate N-acetyltransferase, whose amino-acid sequence MKEMSAEEIIKFIGSAKKQTPVKVYVKGDLKNLTWPKGVKTFVEASSGVVFGDWAQLAPFLKEETRITDYEVDNWARNSAVPLLDLKTINARIEPGALIRDQVSIGNNAVIMMGAVINIGAEVGAKAMIDMNAVLGGRAVVGANAHVGAGAVIAGVIEPASAKPVKIGAGALIGANAVVLEGVEVGAEAVVAAGAVVTEDVAPKTVVAGVPARVIKKIDEKTASKTGIETDLRKL is encoded by the coding sequence TTGAAAGAAATGTCCGCAGAAGAAATTATTAAATTTATTGGTTCGGCCAAGAAACAGACGCCAGTTAAGGTTTATGTGAAAGGCGATTTAAAAAATCTAACTTGGCCCAAAGGAGTTAAAACATTTGTTGAAGCCTCGTCAGGCGTGGTTTTTGGCGATTGGGCTCAGTTGGCACCTTTTCTAAAGGAAGAAACGCGCATTACTGATTATGAAGTAGACAATTGGGCTCGCAACTCAGCAGTTCCGCTTCTGGATCTAAAGACGATCAACGCTCGAATTGAACCGGGGGCGCTGATTAGAGATCAAGTGTCAATTGGTAATAACGCAGTGATTATGATGGGGGCAGTTATTAATATCGGGGCCGAAGTTGGAGCAAAAGCGATGATTGATATGAATGCAGTGCTCGGAGGACGCGCGGTAGTTGGCGCTAATGCTCACGTCGGAGCAGGTGCCGTAATCGCTGGGGTCATTGAACCAGCATCAGCTAAGCCAGTTAAAATCGGAGCAGGAGCGCTAATTGGTGCTAACGCTGTTGTGCTTGAAGGTGTAGAAGTGGGAGCAGAAGCTGTAGTGGCAGCAGGTGCCGTAGTGACTGAAGATGTAGCACCTAAAACTGTTGTAGCTGGGGTTCCAGCCCGTGTGATCAAGAAGATCGACGAAAAAACTGCAAGTAAAACGGGGATTGAAACCGATTTGAGGAAGTTATAA
- a CDS encoding N-acetyldiaminopimelate deacetylase, with amino-acid sequence MAVLTENELIEIRRHLHQNPELALKEFDTHRYLLEVIGKLNQKYLELKTIPELPTALLVRVIGSEPTKTIGYRTDIDALPVTEQTGLAYASKNPGVMHACGHDLHMTVALGILSYYSEYQPLDNLIFFFQPAEESENGGKLAYEQKVFTDKWRPDEIYALHVTPDLQAGTIGCRLGTLFAGTTEVNIDLIGKGGHAAYPQEANDMVVAAAQLINQIQTIVSRSINPIEGGVITIGRMSAGTIRNVIAGKAHLEGTIRGLTQKMILKIDERIKQVAAGIATSFNAEVKVELNQGGYLPVENDPILTEQFINYVSKNPDLNYVETEPAMTGEDFGYLLSKIPGTMCWLGVEDDSQLHSAAFTPKEAAIKAGVEAFIGFFNNRMEQKRRTK; translated from the coding sequence ATGGCTGTGTTGACCGAAAATGAATTAATTGAAATTAGGCGACACCTTCACCAAAATCCAGAACTAGCACTAAAAGAATTTGATACGCATCGCTACTTGTTAGAAGTTATTGGAAAGCTTAATCAAAAATACTTAGAACTCAAAACAATTCCCGAACTTCCGACGGCGCTTTTAGTAAGAGTTATCGGATCCGAGCCTACAAAAACAATCGGTTATCGGACAGATATCGATGCACTTCCGGTCACTGAGCAGACTGGTTTAGCTTATGCTTCTAAAAATCCTGGCGTCATGCATGCTTGTGGGCATGACCTCCATATGACAGTAGCACTTGGAATTTTGAGCTATTATAGCGAGTATCAACCGCTCGATAATTTGATATTTTTCTTTCAGCCAGCTGAAGAAAGCGAGAACGGCGGGAAGCTTGCCTACGAACAGAAGGTTTTTACTGATAAATGGCGGCCGGATGAAATTTATGCTTTGCATGTAACGCCAGATTTACAGGCAGGGACAATTGGGTGTCGCTTAGGGACGCTTTTTGCGGGAACGACAGAAGTAAATATCGATCTGATTGGAAAAGGTGGGCACGCTGCTTATCCGCAAGAGGCTAATGATATGGTAGTTGCAGCAGCTCAGCTGATTAATCAAATTCAAACGATTGTTTCTCGTAGTATTAATCCAATTGAAGGCGGCGTAATTACAATTGGGAGAATGTCGGCGGGAACCATTCGTAACGTGATTGCGGGTAAAGCTCATTTAGAAGGTACGATTCGCGGTTTGACCCAGAAAATGATTTTAAAAATTGATGAGCGGATTAAGCAAGTAGCTGCGGGGATCGCCACCAGCTTTAATGCCGAAGTCAAGGTGGAATTAAATCAGGGCGGATATCTGCCGGTAGAAAATGATCCGATTTTAACTGAGCAATTTATCAATTATGTTAGTAAAAATCCTGATCTAAACTATGTTGAGACCGAGCCAGCGATGACCGGGGAAGATTTTGGATATCTACTTTCTAAAATCCCAGGAACAATGTGTTGGCTGGGAGTCGAAGATGACTCTCAGCTGCATTCGGCCGCCTTTACTCCTAAAGAAGCAGCGATAAAAGCAGGCGTTGAGGCATTTATTGGATTTTTTAACAATCGAATGGAACAAAAAAGGAGAACAAAATGA
- a CDS encoding aspartate-semialdehyde dehydrogenase, which yields MKDRYVVAILGATGAVGSRLISELADSKIPIERVKLLASKRSAGKKLQFKGQTIIVEEASPESFDDVDLVLSSAGGAVSKQLLPEAVKRGAVCVDNTSAFRMDPTVPLVVPGVNEKQLKYHHGIIANPNCSTIQMVAALNPIYKKWGLKQIIVSTYQAVSGAGQSAWNEMRDEAKDYLSDRPMHPEILPTKGQKHHYPLAFNLLPQIDVFEEDGYTHEEWKMIHETKKILLNDADAPEIKVTATCVRVPVAVGHGESVYFTVDDEKSSVHEIKELIAATPRLVLQDDPKEQLYPQPINAQGKRETFVGRLRADAENPGAFNMWIVADNLLRGAASNTVEIAECLVKEQLM from the coding sequence ATGAAAGATCGTTATGTAGTTGCAATTCTTGGCGCAACTGGCGCTGTGGGAAGCCGCTTGATTAGTGAATTGGCGGATTCCAAGATTCCAATTGAGCGAGTTAAATTATTGGCATCTAAGCGCTCAGCTGGCAAAAAACTTCAATTTAAAGGGCAAACCATTATTGTTGAAGAAGCATCTCCTGAATCTTTTGATGATGTAGACTTGGTTTTATCATCGGCAGGCGGCGCTGTTTCAAAACAATTATTACCAGAAGCAGTAAAAAGAGGCGCAGTCTGTGTTGATAACACTAGTGCTTTTCGGATGGATCCGACCGTCCCTTTAGTTGTGCCAGGGGTGAACGAAAAACAACTCAAATATCACCACGGAATCATTGCTAATCCTAATTGTTCGACCATTCAAATGGTTGCAGCACTTAATCCGATATACAAAAAGTGGGGCTTAAAACAAATTATTGTCTCTACTTATCAAGCAGTTTCAGGAGCCGGACAGTCAGCCTGGAATGAAATGAGAGATGAAGCAAAAGATTATTTGTCTGATCGACCAATGCACCCAGAAATTTTACCGACGAAAGGGCAGAAACATCACTATCCTCTAGCTTTTAACTTGCTGCCTCAAATCGATGTCTTTGAAGAGGATGGCTATACTCATGAAGAATGGAAAATGATTCATGAAACCAAGAAAATTTTGTTAAACGATGCGGACGCTCCTGAGATCAAAGTTACAGCAACATGTGTGCGTGTTCCTGTCGCAGTCGGTCACGGTGAGAGTGTTTACTTCACAGTTGACGATGAGAAATCTAGCGTTCACGAAATTAAGGAATTAATTGCAGCGACGCCGCGATTGGTTCTACAAGATGATCCTAAAGAGCAGCTTTACCCGCAGCCGATTAATGCTCAGGGTAAGCGGGAAACTTTTGTTGGACGTTTGCGCGCAGATGCTGAAAATCCAGGTGCTTTTAACATGTGGATTGTAGCTGATAATTTATTGCGTGGCGCAGCTAGTAATACCGTCGAAATAGCAGAATGCTTAGTTAAAGAGCAGTTAATGTAG
- a CDS encoding beta-glucoside-specific PTS transporter subunit IIABC, translating into MSEKDLAARILEYVGGEQNVQALTHCVTRLRFNLKNDRLAQDQKIEALDDVMGVQKKGGQYQVIIGPKVTQVYKAIVSKVPRLNENSDLAPNTKKESLINRVINALSAILVPSLAPVIGGGMLKGFLYLLTTMKWVDSKSGTMFVLNISADAMFYFFPFLLAISSARFFKTNEYMAATLAGALLYPTLISAATAGKVAQVKFLGFIPIPMFNYSQSVIPIILAVWFLSYVYRFLEDHLPSMVTVIFTPLISLIVVVPITLFCLAPLGFYIGDYIAKALQVLINFSPLLAGAIIGGLRPVLVLTGMHHALRPLTIQQVATYGYSTLQAMNFMSTMAQASAALAIYLIVRNKKMKQISLSATISGFLGITEPALYGVLVKYKAAFAGACLGGALGGGIGAAMGAKAMAMVMPSVLSVPVFLNDKSAGFLIGVGVSIVSTIIITFLLSKTVFKLEEVPSSEKSQTDLTAIDVKSPVNGDVYLTEDVQDETFSKELMGKTVAIMPSDGVILAPVTGKVQMVFKTRHSIGLISDEGVEVMLHIGIDTVNLEGKYFESFVKEGDQVRVGQKLLEFDLAKIKESGYDPTVIVVITNSSNYLSVLSPADSEPIKAEESLIKIVENGENVR; encoded by the coding sequence ATGTCAGAAAAAGATTTAGCCGCAAGAATTCTTGAATATGTCGGAGGAGAACAAAATGTTCAAGCTTTGACTCACTGTGTGACAAGATTGCGTTTTAATTTAAAAAATGATCGCTTAGCTCAGGATCAAAAAATTGAGGCGCTTGATGATGTGATGGGCGTGCAAAAAAAGGGCGGTCAATATCAAGTCATTATTGGTCCCAAAGTGACGCAGGTCTATAAGGCGATTGTTTCAAAGGTTCCGAGGCTAAATGAAAATAGCGATTTGGCTCCAAATACTAAGAAAGAGTCATTGATTAATCGCGTCATCAATGCCCTTTCAGCAATTTTAGTCCCAAGTTTGGCGCCAGTTATCGGTGGCGGAATGCTCAAAGGATTTTTATATCTGCTAACGACGATGAAGTGGGTTGATTCCAAAAGTGGTACCATGTTTGTCTTAAATATTTCTGCCGATGCAATGTTTTATTTCTTCCCGTTTTTGCTGGCAATTAGCTCGGCTCGATTTTTCAAGACCAACGAATATATGGCGGCGACTTTGGCAGGGGCCTTGTTGTACCCAACTCTGATATCAGCGGCAACCGCGGGTAAAGTTGCTCAAGTTAAATTTTTGGGCTTTATCCCGATTCCGATGTTTAACTATAGTCAATCGGTTATCCCGATTATTTTAGCTGTTTGGTTTCTTAGTTACGTTTATCGCTTCTTAGAGGATCATTTACCGAGCATGGTTACGGTTATATTCACGCCGTTAATCTCCTTAATCGTGGTGGTCCCGATCACTTTATTCTGTCTTGCGCCGCTCGGATTTTATATCGGCGACTACATTGCCAAAGCCCTTCAAGTCCTGATCAATTTTTCGCCCCTTCTTGCCGGAGCGATTATTGGAGGACTAAGGCCGGTTTTAGTTCTGACGGGAATGCACCATGCGCTGAGACCTTTAACAATTCAACAAGTGGCAACTTACGGTTACTCAACGCTGCAAGCTATGAATTTTATGAGTACAATGGCTCAGGCCAGCGCTGCACTGGCTATTTATCTTATTGTCCGAAATAAAAAAATGAAGCAAATTTCGCTTTCTGCTACAATTTCGGGTTTCTTAGGAATTACAGAACCAGCGTTATATGGAGTTTTAGTAAAATATAAAGCTGCTTTTGCTGGAGCTTGCCTTGGCGGAGCGCTTGGGGGCGGAATCGGTGCTGCAATGGGAGCCAAGGCAATGGCAATGGTGATGCCAAGTGTATTGTCAGTTCCCGTGTTTCTAAATGATAAATCTGCTGGTTTTCTAATTGGTGTAGGAGTGAGTATTGTAAGTACAATTATTATCACGTTTTTACTTTCAAAAACTGTCTTCAAGCTTGAGGAAGTTCCAAGTAGCGAAAAATCCCAAACTGATTTAACTGCAATTGATGTTAAAAGTCCGGTAAATGGTGATGTTTATTTAACTGAAGATGTTCAAGATGAGACTTTTTCTAAGGAATTGATGGGCAAAACTGTAGCAATTATGCCAAGTGATGGTGTTATTTTGGCGCCAGTTACTGGTAAAGTTCAAATGGTTTTTAAAACTAGGCATTCAATTGGGCTCATTTCTGATGAAGGAGTTGAAGTAATGCTTCATATTGGAATCGACACTGTTAATTTAGAGGGCAAATATTTTGAAAGTTTTGTTAAAGAGGGTGATCAAGTTAGAGTTGGTCAAAAACTCTTAGAATTCGATCTAGCTAAAATAAAGGAATCTGGCTAT
- the dapB gene encoding 4-hydroxy-tetrahydrodipicolinate reductase encodes MTKRVIIAGITGSMGQKCADLIESLTDFELAGVIAPDLTADCPAAKKLSSETKLFIDLKDLTLAADIWLDFTTPQAVFNNTKFALEHHYRPIIGTSGLTETQISKLQEIAAKEQMGGIIVPNFGLSAVLLMKFVQMAAQYFPDAEVIEMHHEDKLDAPSGTAAATAQLIAKSRLEKPLAPAAHVAARGADYEGVKVHSVRLPGYVAHEEVLFGGPGEALTIRQDSFDRASFMQGVKVALEHVSELSELVVGLDKIL; translated from the coding sequence ATGACAAAAAGAGTAATTATTGCTGGAATAACTGGTTCAATGGGGCAAAAATGTGCAGACTTAATTGAAAGTCTAACTGATTTCGAGCTAGCGGGCGTCATAGCACCGGACTTGACTGCAGATTGCCCAGCAGCGAAGAAATTATCCTCAGAAACTAAATTATTTATCGATTTAAAAGATTTGACACTTGCTGCTGATATTTGGCTAGATTTTACCACGCCCCAAGCAGTTTTTAATAATACAAAATTTGCTTTAGAACATCACTATCGCCCGATTATTGGTACCAGTGGACTAACTGAAACGCAAATTTCCAAATTACAAGAAATTGCTGCTAAAGAGCAGATGGGAGGCATTATCGTGCCGAACTTCGGCTTATCAGCGGTCTTACTAATGAAATTTGTTCAAATGGCAGCACAATATTTCCCGGATGCTGAAGTCATTGAAATGCATCACGAAGATAAATTAGATGCCCCTTCTGGTACTGCAGCTGCGACGGCGCAACTGATTGCAAAAAGTCGGTTAGAGAAACCGTTAGCACCTGCTGCACATGTTGCAGCTCGTGGTGCTGATTATGAGGGCGTGAAGGTGCATTCAGTGCGATTACCAGGTTATGTTGCTCATGAAGAAGTTTTGTTTGGCGGACCAGGTGAAGCCTTAACGATTCGCCAAGATTCTTTTGACCGCGCATCGTTTATGCAAGGTGTGAAAGTTGCGCTTGAGCACGTGTCAGAACTTTCTGAGTTAGTTGTTGGATTAGATAAAATATTATAA
- a CDS encoding PRD domain-containing protein codes for MKVKRRINNNVVLASEISGNLEGVLIGKGIGFGVHPDDPIDKQNVQTMYLPSGHRNLKQMASELGEANEDDVNLTYEVTKFIEQQVGEKSGEGLFFGLLDHLVFTLQRYEKKLEIKSPLDWEIRNFYPDIYRVGLAVVDLINSKRKIKLPKSEAAFISLHIINNIENISSIDTTVDLLKVSKDVNSLIRISSDKEIDLQSISYQRFIDHLRYFVLRLVSDEVAPAVTTNESLMKMIIDQYPDEYQISKKIGDYLAKRFHSKVSEDEYLYLTLHLARLLNV; via the coding sequence GTGAAAGTTAAACGAAGAATCAATAATAATGTTGTCTTGGCTTCGGAAATTTCCGGTAACTTAGAGGGAGTTTTGATTGGCAAAGGGATTGGTTTTGGCGTCCACCCAGATGATCCGATTGATAAACAAAATGTTCAAACAATGTATTTGCCCAGCGGGCACCGGAACTTAAAACAGATGGCTAGCGAATTGGGTGAAGCAAATGAAGACGATGTGAATTTGACGTATGAAGTGACCAAATTTATTGAGCAACAAGTTGGTGAAAAGTCAGGCGAAGGGTTATTCTTTGGTTTACTAGACCATTTGGTTTTTACTTTACAGCGTTATGAAAAAAAATTGGAGATCAAAAGTCCGCTAGATTGGGAGATTAGGAATTTCTATCCCGATATTTATCGTGTTGGTTTAGCGGTGGTTGATTTGATCAATTCAAAACGTAAAATCAAACTTCCTAAATCGGAAGCGGCTTTCATATCGCTTCATATCATCAATAACATTGAAAATATTAGTTCAATTGATACTACTGTCGATCTGCTTAAAGTGTCTAAGGATGTCAATTCGCTAATTAGAATTAGCAGTGATAAAGAGATTGACTTGCAATCAATTTCTTATCAAAGATTTATTGATCATTTAAGATATTTTGTTTTACGTCTGGTAAGTGACGAGGTTGCTCCCGCAGTAACTACTAATGAATCGTTGATGAAAATGATTATTGATCAGTATCCTGATGAATATCAAATCAGCAAAAAGATTGGCGATTATTTGGCAAAAAGATTCCATTCCAAGGTAAGCGAAGACGAGTATCTATATCTTACTTTGCATCTAGCACGTTTATTAAATGTTTAA
- the dapA gene encoding 4-hydroxy-tetrahydrodipicolinate synthase: MTDFQAADILTAIITPFTADDKIDYSGLQDLTEHLLKTGSRGFVIGGTTGEGATLTHAEKLELYEKFAEIVQGRVPVIAGTGSNNTAQTVSFTKEVSNIKGIDLALVVAPYYNKPDQRGIKAHFKAITDECDLPLMIYNIPGRTGITISNETIIELAQNPLIKGVKQCTSLEDLAELIEKTPDDFLVYTGEDPQSLAAKSIGAKGVISVASHVYGEQMRKMYDTLADGRADWAGAIQRDLILKMQGLFLYPSPSPVKAVLNAQGFASGGCRLPIVDLAENEIEQLARALGVKELKEIK; this comes from the coding sequence ATGACTGATTTTCAAGCAGCAGATATTTTAACGGCAATCATTACCCCATTTACGGCTGATGACAAAATTGATTACTCAGGTCTTCAAGATCTAACTGAGCATCTGCTAAAAACTGGTAGCCGCGGGTTTGTAATTGGTGGTACGACCGGGGAAGGGGCAACTTTAACTCATGCAGAAAAGTTGGAACTCTACGAAAAATTTGCCGAAATTGTTCAAGGGCGGGTTCCCGTAATTGCGGGAACGGGCAGCAACAACACCGCTCAAACCGTTAGTTTTACAAAAGAAGTTAGTAATATTAAAGGAATCGATCTCGCTTTGGTGGTCGCACCCTATTACAATAAACCTGATCAAAGAGGAATTAAGGCTCATTTTAAGGCAATTACTGATGAATGTGATTTACCGCTGATGATTTATAACATTCCAGGACGCACTGGAATCACGATTTCTAACGAGACAATTATTGAATTGGCGCAAAATCCTTTGATTAAAGGAGTTAAACAGTGTACAAGCCTTGAAGATCTTGCTGAATTAATTGAGAAGACGCCGGATGATTTTTTGGTCTATACGGGCGAAGATCCGCAGTCCTTAGCAGCGAAATCCATTGGTGCAAAAGGTGTTATCTCGGTAGCAAGCCATGTTTATGGCGAGCAGATGCGTAAAATGTACGATACTTTAGCTGATGGACGGGCGGACTGGGCTGGTGCGATCCAGCGTGACTTGATTTTGAAGATGCAAGGATTATTTCTTTATCCTTCGCCATCCCCAGTCAAAGCGGTCCTTAATGCGCAAGGGTTTGCCAGTGGCGGCTGTCGCTTGCCAATTGTTGATCTAGCTGAGAATGAAATTGAGCAGTTAGCTAGAGCACTTGGAGTTAAGGAACTTAAGGAGATTAAATGA
- a CDS encoding aminotransferase class I/II-fold pyridoxal phosphate-dependent enzyme, which translates to MPEIAKDLVNYSKENSLKDIPPSGIRYFDVKVNKIPDILKLTLGEPDLNTPEHVKKAAVQSILDNDSHYSDQEGTLRLRTAISNFLKRKLDLSYDPQTEVLVTIGGTEALTATMLTFFHPGDDIIVPTPSYALYFPIIHLTGSNLVSVNTAPTNFVLTPEVLEETLAAHPQAKAIILNYPTNPTGREYSAEELEKLAAIIKEHNLMVISDEIYSELVYDLPHTSIAQYLPERTIIVNGLSKSHAMTGYRAGYLAGPAGLVKWVMEMHAFLVTAPSNPAQAAATEALENGDQDPVEASKIYQKRRDYITKALNDLGLETVPSNGAFYIFVKIPAKYGTDDWAFAEDLAQKGKVAGIPGSSFGAGGEGYIRFSYAASDEKLEEAVRRIKDFLTKEVNQ; encoded by the coding sequence ATGCCAGAAATAGCAAAAGATTTAGTAAATTATTCAAAAGAAAATAGTTTGAAAGATATTCCTCCTTCGGGAATTCGGTATTTTGACGTAAAAGTTAATAAAATTCCTGATATTTTGAAATTAACTTTGGGTGAACCAGATCTAAATACGCCCGAACACGTTAAAAAAGCAGCGGTTCAAAGTATTTTGGATAACGATTCTCACTATTCAGATCAGGAAGGAACGCTTCGCCTGCGAACAGCAATTAGCAATTTTTTAAAACGTAAACTTGATTTATCTTATGATCCGCAAACTGAAGTTTTGGTGACAATTGGTGGGACAGAAGCGCTGACCGCTACAATGCTGACTTTCTTCCATCCGGGTGATGATATCATTGTTCCAACTCCAAGTTATGCCTTGTATTTCCCAATTATTCATTTGACTGGCAGTAACTTAGTTTCTGTTAATACAGCGCCAACTAACTTTGTTTTGACTCCAGAAGTGTTGGAGGAGACTTTGGCGGCACATCCGCAGGCAAAAGCAATTATCTTAAACTATCCGACCAATCCAACGGGGCGTGAATACTCAGCAGAAGAATTGGAGAAATTAGCAGCAATCATCAAAGAACATAATTTGATGGTGATTTCTGACGAGATCTATAGTGAACTAGTCTATGATTTGCCACATACTTCAATCGCTCAGTATTTACCTGAACGAACAATTATCGTTAATGGATTGTCGAAATCTCACGCTATGACTGGTTATCGGGCCGGTTATCTAGCAGGACCGGCTGGATTAGTTAAATGGGTGATGGAAATGCACGCATTTCTCGTTACAGCTCCTAGCAATCCAGCGCAGGCAGCAGCAACTGAAGCGCTAGAAAATGGCGACCAGGACCCAGTTGAAGCAAGTAAAATTTATCAAAAACGGCGCGATTACATTACAAAAGCGCTCAATGATTTAGGATTAGAAACGGTTCCGAGTAACGGCGCTTTTTATATTTTTGTCAAAATTCCAGCTAAATATGGTACAGATGATTGGGCTTTTGCTGAAGATTTAGCTCAAAAGGGTAAAGTTGCAGGTATTCCTGGTAGTTCATTTGGTGCTGGCGGCGAAGGATATATTCGTTTTTCGTATGCAGCAAGTGATGAAAAGCTTGAAGAAGCAGTTCGGAGAATCAAAGATTTTCTTACAAAGGAAGTAAATCAATAA
- the lysA gene encoding diaminopimelate decarboxylase, producing MENEKYFTNKEGHLVIGGVDALKLALEYGTPLVAYDVSQIRSQIRAFKEAFAKRKFPAVVSYASKAFSAIAMYQVVAQEKAHIDVVSGGELYTAIKANFPMDKISFHGNNKTRAELEMAVEHQVGVIILDNFYEIELLSEVLAEQDKNIRVMLRLTPNVSAHTHEYIQTGQADSKFGFDITTGQAHSALKKVQANPQMELIGLHAHIGSQISAVAGFQMEVANLFKLINQWNAQDHYQPKVINLGGGFGIRYTEEDEVLAPDVFVGAIVDEVKAQCDQLNLKVPEIWIEPGRSIVGAAGYSLYTVGSRKNLPGMTDYLTVNGGMGDNIRPALYQAKYEAVLANNPTAASVEKVHLAGRYCESGDILIDEQSLPATKPGDIIAILKTGAYGYSMASNYNRVPRPSVVFCENGYAQIVVKRETYDDLVSNDCFLEKEL from the coding sequence ATGGAAAATGAAAAATATTTTACCAACAAAGAAGGTCACTTGGTGATTGGTGGAGTTGACGCACTAAAGTTGGCTTTAGAATATGGCACGCCGCTTGTGGCATATGACGTTTCGCAGATTCGTTCACAAATTCGAGCTTTCAAGGAAGCTTTTGCCAAACGAAAATTTCCAGCTGTTGTGAGTTATGCCAGTAAAGCTTTCAGTGCCATTGCGATGTATCAGGTTGTAGCCCAAGAAAAGGCCCATATCGATGTTGTTTCCGGCGGAGAGCTTTACACCGCAATTAAAGCAAATTTCCCAATGGATAAGATTAGTTTTCACGGTAATAATAAAACACGTGCGGAGTTAGAGATGGCCGTTGAACATCAAGTGGGAGTAATCATTCTCGATAATTTTTATGAAATTGAGCTTTTATCAGAAGTGTTGGCCGAACAGGACAAAAATATCCGCGTCATGTTACGATTGACTCCAAACGTTAGTGCTCATACACATGAATATATTCAGACAGGTCAGGCCGATAGCAAGTTTGGCTTTGATATAACAACGGGTCAGGCTCATTCGGCTTTAAAAAAAGTGCAGGCTAATCCACAAATGGAGTTAATCGGATTGCATGCCCATATTGGTTCCCAGATCTCAGCTGTTGCGGGTTTTCAAATGGAAGTTGCAAATTTGTTTAAGCTCATTAATCAATGGAACGCTCAAGACCATTATCAACCCAAAGTTATTAATCTTGGCGGGGGGTTTGGGATTAGATACACTGAAGAAGATGAAGTTTTAGCACCCGACGTTTTTGTGGGTGCCATCGTTGATGAGGTAAAGGCTCAGTGCGATCAGTTAAATTTAAAAGTACCTGAGATTTGGATTGAACCAGGCCGTTCAATTGTGGGGGCAGCCGGATATAGTTTATATACGGTGGGATCGCGCAAAAATTTGCCTGGGATGACTGATTACCTCACAGTTAATGGTGGAATGGGGGATAATATTCGCCCCGCTCTTTATCAAGCAAAATATGAAGCAGTTCTCGCAAACAACCCGACAGCAGCGTCCGTCGAAAAGGTTCATTTAGCAGGTCGATATTGTGAATCAGGCGATATCTTGATCGATGAGCAATCACTTCCTGCTACGAAGCCAGGTGATATTATTGCCATTTTGAAAACAGGGGCCTACGGGTATAGTATGGCATCTAATTATAATCGAGTGCCGCGTCCGTCCGTTGTTTTTTGTGAAAATGGGTACGCTCAGATTGTTGTTAAAAGAGAAACTTATGATGATTTGGTTAGTAACGATTGTTTTTTGGAAAAGGAGCTTTAA